TCGCAGCCGCAGCCGCTGCGGGACATGGCGTCGGCGATCGGCGCTGCGCTCTTGCGCCTCGCCGAGCTCGACGCGCCCCGCGCCGCCGGCATCGCGCGTCGCGCCCTGGACGTCCTCGGGCCGCGGGCGCCGGAGATCCCGGACATCGTGCTGGCCGTCGCCGACGTTGCCGAAGAGGGCGGCCTGGCCATCGCCGTGCTGGAGCGCGCCTTGGCGGTGGGGGGCGACGACGACCGCCCGGCGCGCCTGCTGGAGCTCGCGCGCCGCCGCCGCGCCTCGGGGACGCCGACGGCGCGGCGCGCGCTCTGGCCCGCGCCGCACTGGAAGGCGCGCCGGCAGAGCAAGTGATCGAAGCGCTGTCCGACGCGCTGCCCGCCCGCAGCAGCGACGGCGAGCTGTCGCTGCTCGAGGCCCGCGCCGAGACGCTCTCGGGGCTCGACGGCAGAGCCGTCTCGGCGTCGGCCCACGCCTTCCGCGAGCTGGGGGCGGCGCGCTGGGATCTGGCCGGCGATCACGACGGCGCCGTGCGCGCCTGGGCGCGCGCGGCGCGGCGGGATCCGGATCGCGGCGTTGCTCGGCTGGCCCGCGACCTGGTTTCTTTCGCGGGCTACGCTGACGCCGTGGTGCGGCTCACGACCTTCGCGGTCGAGGAGCGCGATCCGAAAGACGCGTCGCGCGCCTTCGCCATCACCTCGATGATCGCGCTGTCCGCCGGGGAGCCGGAAGCGGCGCTGCAGCTCGCCTCCCGTGCGCTGGAGCTCGATCCGACCCGCGCCGACGTGCTCGCCATCGCCGAGCGCGCCGCGGCGCGGGACGAGGACCTGGACGTCCTCGAACGGATCTACGAGACGCTCTCGAACGCGTCCCTCGGCTGCTACGGCGAACGTGCGGTGCACTATCGCGCGGCGCGCAACCTCGAGCGTCGAGGTCAGCTGGATCGCGCTCTCCGGCACGCGGTGCGCGCCTTCGAGGCGGTGCCCAGCGAGGGCATCACCTTCGTGGTGATGAGCCGGCTGGGCGAGCGAGTGGCGGACTCGTCGGAGATCGTGCGGGCCATCTCGCGGGTGGCGTCGCGCGAGAAGGAGCCCTCCGCCCGCGCGGAGTGGCTACGCCGCGCCGCCGCCATCGGCGGCAGCGGGGAGGAAGGCGCCCGGCAGCGCGTCGAGGTCCTGCTCCGCGCCCTCGCGGTGCAGCCCGCCGTCAGCACCGTCGTCTCGTTGGGCGCGGCGTTCCGTCAGCTGATGGGCATCGCGCCGGAGTCCCGCGACATCTCCGAAATGCGCTTCACGCGGGCGCTGCACGCGCTGGAGTCACGGTTGGAGGGGCCGGAGGGCGCGCGCGTGGGCATCGCCGCGGCGGGCGTGGCTCTGGATACGTTCCAGTCGGCGACCTTGGCCGCGGCGGTGCTGATCCGCGCGATCGACGCCGACGCCAGCGTGGACGAGTACGCGGAGATCGCTCCGCGGGAGGTGGCGGACGCGGCGGCGGAGCTGTTGGCGCGCATCGTCGCCGCCGCGGAAGACCGCTACGGCAACGCCGGCGCGACGCTCTTGGTGCTCGGCGCAGGTTTGGCTGCCCAGCGCGGCGACGCCGACACCGAGGCCAAGCTCTTGGTCGCCGCGGCGCAGCGCGAGCCCGAAGACTCGGATCTCGTGCGCCGCGCCACGGTCGCCGCCCAACGCGCCGGGGAGAGCGAGCTGGTGGCGAGCGTGATCGAGCTTTCGCCCTCGGCGGCGCGGCTGGCGGAGCTCTTGGATTTGGCCCGTGACGCGGAGCAACGGCAGGACCTCGCGAGCGCCATCGACGCGCTCGAAGAGGTGCTGAACGACGACGCGGCGGATGCCGACGCTCGCCGTGTTGCCCGGGACAAGCTCCGGGAGCTGTACGGTCGCGCGGGCCGGCGCGACGAGCTCGAGCGGCTCTTGATTGGCGATCTCGAGCGCGCAGACATCGACCCCCACACCCGCGGCCGCATCACCCGGGAGCTCGCGGCGCTGGTGGCCGCGCGGGGCGATCCTGAGCGGGCGCTCACGATCCTGTCGCGCATGGCCACCACGCTGCCGGACGACATCGGCGTCCTGGAAGACACGGTCACCCTGGCGCGGCAGGCGGGGGACAAGCGTCGCCGAGCCGACGCCCTCGGGCGCCTCGTGGATCTGGTCGCTGAGGAAGAGAAGCTGCCGCTGCTCCGGGAGCTGGCACCCCTGCTCGAGGAGCTGCGCGACGAAGATACGGCCCTGGCCCGCTACAACGAGGTGCTGGCTCGCGCGCCGCGGGATCTCGACGCGCTGGCGGCGCTCGAGCGCGACGCCGAGCGGCGCGGTGACTGGGAGCGGCTGGTCGAGCTCTTTGGACGCCGCGCGAGCATCGCCAGCCGCGTGGACGACGTGCGTCACATCCGCCTGCGCCGCGCCACGGTGCTGGAGCAGCGCTTGGGGCGCGCCGACGACGCCCTCGCGGAGCTCGAAGCGCTGGTGGCCGCCACCGGGGATCACCTGTCCGTGCTGCGTGTGCTCGCGGATCTGAACGAGCGGCGGGGGGCGCCGCTGCGCGCCGCCCAGCTGTGGATGCGCGCGAGCGCCGTCACCACGGATCGCCGGGAAGCGGCCGAGCTCGGGCTCCGCGCCGCGGCCGCCCACCTCGAGGGTGGGGACGTCGGCTCCGCGCGTCGCGTGCTCGAGGGCCTGGAGGCGTGGGCCGAGCCCACGGCGCGGTTCCTCGAGCTGCGCGTGGAGGTGGAGAAGAAGAGCGAGGACCCGCGCGCGCTGGCGGTGGCCCTGGACGAGCTGGCGTCGCTGTCGCCCGGGACGGCGCAAGAGAAGGCCGCCTTGCTGGTGGAGTCGGCCCGCGCCTTCGAGCGCGCGGGCGATCTGGACGAAGCCTGCGCCCGCGCCGAGCGCGCCGCGGTGCTCGCTCCGCAGGACGTCGACGCGCAGCTCGTCGCGCGTTTGCTCGAGTACAAGAGCCGTGGCCCCGGCTCGCTGGAAGAGGCGCGCATCACCATCACGGAGCTTCGCAGCATCGAAGACGCGGAGATGACGTCGGAGCAGGCAGCGCTGCGGGCGTTCCTGCTGGCCGAGGCGCTGGACGTGGGCGTGGGCCCCGGCTCCGGCATGCGCGAGGTGTCGCGCGCCGAAGCGGAGGCGGGCCGCACCCCCGTGATCGCTCTGGCCATCGCCGAGCGGCTGGTGGCGGGCGGCGAGCCGGCGCCCTCCCTCGAGCTGTTCGACGCAGCCCTGGGCGGGGATCTGTACGGGCTGCGTGCTCGTGGACGGGTCGCGCTCACCGCCGCGCGGGCGGCCCACGAGGCCGGCGATACCGAGCGCGCTCAACGCTACGTGGAGATCGCCGGTGAAGACGGCGAGCTGCGCGACGACGCGCAAGCGCTGTCCGCCGAGATCCGCTCCCAGCACCGTCCCATCGCCGAGCCGGCGAGCCTGGCCGAGCGCGCGCCGCCCAAGCCGTCGCCGCCGCGAGGTTCCGCGCCGGACCAACCCCCAGAGACCAAAGCTTCGCGCAGCGAGCCCCCTCCGCGAGCGATCAGCGAGATCCCCCCGCCGCTCAATCGCGATCCGCGCGCGGAGCCGGATCCCCTGCCGTCGTCGCGGCCGCCGCCGGCGGTGGACATGCCGAGCGGCGAAGTGCTCAGGCCGAGCCGGGTGTTCCCGGCGGTGAACGTGGCGGAGCAGAACCTGCTCGAGCAGCTCAACGCCGGGGACGTGAACGCCGGCATCGAGCTGATGAACCAGCTCGAGAATCGCTCGTCTCGGACTCACGATCTGGTGAACGTGGCGCGCCGGGTGGTGGCGCTGGTGCCGGGCGACACCTCGCTGCTGCGGCGGCTGTACGAAGCGTCGCTGTCCGACAAGAACACGGTGTACGGCCGCGCGCTCGAGCACGCGTTGGCGATCTTCGATCGCAGCGTGGCCCCGGTGCCGCCGCCGCCCCTCGGCGAGCAGCCCGAGGATCCCGAACCGGTGCGGACGCTGTTGTTCCGAGACGTATCGGGCTCCGCGGCGGAAGCGCTGGCGCTGGTGTGGGAAGGCGCGGCCCACGTGTTCCGGCGGGATCCCAGCACCTACGGCGTGACCGGTCTCGAGCGCGTGCCGCTGGGCGCGCCCACGCCGCTGGGGCGCATCTACTCCGCGGCGGCGCGCTCCCTGGGCGTGGGGCGCACGCCGCTGTTTCAACGGCGCACGGCGGGGCCCGTCACGCTTTCCGTGGCGCTGCTCTCGCCGCCCGCGGTGATCGTGTCGGGCGAGGTCACGCGCGAGTCGCCGGCTCTCGCGTTTCATCTGGGCGCCATGCTCGCGGCGGCGCTTCCGGAGCACGTGCTCATGTTCGGCTCGCCGGAGTCGCAGACCCGCGGCGTGCTCAAGGGTCTCGGTCTCGCCTTCGGTCGGCCGACGGAAGACCGGAGCGGGCTCACGGCCATCGCCAACCTCGCGGAGGTGCTGTGGGAGAGCATTCCGCCGCGGGCCCAGCGTCGCCTCCGGGAGCTGTGCGACGATTCGCTGGTGCTCGACTACGACGCGGCCCTCGGGAGCGCGCGGCGCTCGGTGCGGCGCGCCGGCTTGTTCGCTTGCGGGGACCTGGCCACGGCGCTCCGAGAGACCATCGCCGACGAAGAGCTGGACGAGAGCCTGCTGGACGCGCCCGACGGCCCCACGCGGCTGTGCCGGCACGAGGCGGTGGCGGATCTGGTGCGGCTGGCCACCAGCATCGAGTACGCTCAGGTGCGCTGGCACCCGGGGCGCCGGAACCGGCAGCCCAGCGGCACTTGGGCTACATTCTGAGATGTCCGTGACACCGCTGTCACACCCAGGAGCGGTCCGAAGCTCGCGATTCGGCAGGTTTTTCCGCCTGGCACGGCTGTCGCTTATGGGGAGCGTGATGCTCTCTGGTTGCCTGGCCTCCGACCCCCCCACCTACGGGAAGGCGGAGCAGACACCCCCCTACCTGGACCTGACCGCCGCGGACCCGGACGTGTACCACGTGCTGGTGGAGTCCTCGCAGAGCTCCAGGGAGATCAATGTCCCGTTCCGGAGCGAGGACGCTGGCGAGGAGATCTTCGCGGTCCTGATCCTCAACTACGACCCCAACGTGGCTCCGGGCGGCCAGCTGCAGACCTTCCGCCTGGTGCCCCCCGGGACCTTCGATCAGGACCGCAAGATCTCGCTGACCTGGGTGGTGCCGGAGATCGTCTCCCAGGACACCTGCCAGCAGCTCACCCTGCTCGTGGATCACCGTTCCGCGTTCGACGAAAACACCAATCGCCCCAAGCCCTCCAGCGAGCCGGCCGTGGCCACCTGGTGGGTGAACATCGACGGCACCGCGCCGGGGGAGCTCAGCGGCTGTCCCAACAGCACGGAGACACCGTGATGCGCGCCCTCGTCGTCGCCGTCGGTCTGCTGTTCGCCAGCGGCTGCTCCGTCGCCTCGCTGAAGGAAGACGGCTACTCACCCACCAAGAACCAGTGCAAGTCGGACGACGACTGCGGCGGCGGCACCTGCGATCAATCCCACAGCGTGTGCGTTGCCTCCGAGGGTCAGTTCGCCACGGTGCTGTTCGAGATCACGCCGCCCTCGAGCTCGGCGCAGTTCTCCGGCGTGCGCTTTCTGCAAACGCTGGATGGCATCTCCACCGCCGGCGGCGGGTTGGATCTGAAACTCCCCGCGGTGGCCACGGTGCAAGGTCAAGTGACGCCCACCCGCGCCAAGCACCAGCCGGACTGCGCGCTCAGCTACGGCGGCAGCGCCACGGTGCCAGTGAAGATCAGCTTCACGCCCACGGAGCGGCTGCTCGGTCTCTCGTCGGAGAGCTACACCGCGTCCACCGTGAAGGAGCAGGACTACGGCTTCGAGCTGTCCGTTCCGCCGGGCACGTACGACATCTACATCGAGCCGGATCTCGAGGAGATCTCGGGTGACTCCTGCAGCGTGGTGCCGCAGCTGATCAAGAACGAGGAAATCCCAGCAGCCGTGTTCACGCTGCCCCTCGTGGCGCAGCCCGCCACGCTGCTCAAGGTGGAGGTCAGCTGGCCCAAGGCGTTGCTCGCCGGCAAGCCCGCGACGGAGAACTTCCTCGAGGGTCTGGATGGCTGGCAGATCGACATCATCGATCCCACCTCGGGCCGCGTGCTCTCGTCGCCCGCCACGCTGTCCCTCACGCAAGAGGGAGACATCGAGACGTTCTCCACCGACGTGGAGTACGCTCCCGTGCTGGGGGACGACAGCGCCGTCGGCACCGAGCTCGTGCGGCTCAAGCCGCCGGAGGGCGTGGTGGCTCCCACGCTCGTGTTCGAGCGCGGCACCTTGGACGCGTTCCAGGTGGGCAAGGCCAAGATCAATCAGCTGGAGGGCGTGCCCCACGCCATCGACGTGAGCGGTGACGTGCTGGAAGGGGGCGATCAGCGCGACGAAACGCTCACCGGCACCGTGAAGTTCGTGGCCAAGAAGCTCGCCTTCTTGCCCGAGGGCACGCTGTTCGCGTTCGTGAAGACGGTGCCCATCGACGGTGGCAAGTACACCGCAGCGCTGCTCCCCGGCGAGTACGACGTGTACGTGGCGCCGGAAGCCGGCAAGGGCCTCGCCACCACGAAGTCCACGCTCACCGTAGCGGGTTCGCCGGGCGTTCAGAGCGGCAAGGGTGTGTCGGTGCTGGCCGCCTCGCAGGTGGCGGGTGTGGTGCTCGGTCCTGCGGGTCAGCCCGTGGTTGGCGCTTCCGTCCACGTGAACGCCGCGCCCATGGCCACGGATCCGCTGCTCGTCGCCGCCGGCACCGCCGCCGTGAAGCCCCAGGGCACCACCGCCATCGTGGGCGCCGACGGCAGCTTCATCGCCCGCGCCGACCCCGGGACCTACGACCTTTCGATCCGCCCCGAAGACGACACCAACTTCGCCTGGATGGTGCGACCGAACATCACGGTATCGGATCCCATCCACGATCTCGGGGAGCTGTCCCTGCCGCTGCCCGTTGCCTACGACGGCCACGTTCAGGTCCCGGGCGACGTCGTCGTGCCCGACGCGCTCATCCGCGCCTACGTTTATCTCTCGGACTCCGGCTACACGCCGAAGCCCGCGGACGCCAAGTCGGTGCTGCAGATCGCCGAGACCCGCGCCCAGAGCGACGGCAGCTTCACCCTGCTACTGCCCTCGCACCTCAATTGACATTTGGGTGTCGGTCCGCCGCGGAACCCCGCGCCGCATCCGCATTTGACGACGCGAGATTGCAGTCATAGACTGCAAATAGTGAAAGCACTAACCATTCGAGGCGTTGATGCTCACCTGGCGCGGGCTCTCGAGAAGGAGCAGGCGCGTCGGGGGACGTCATTGAATCAGGCAGTGCTGGATCTGCTGCGCCAAGCCCTGGGCGTTTCTGGCGAGGGGCCGCGTTCCAATGGGCTGGGCAAGCTCGCCGGTACCTGGTCCGCGGAAGAGCTCGAGGAGTTCGAGGTCCACACCGAGTCCTTCGAACAGGTCGACGAGGATCTCTGGCGTTGAGTCGGATCTGTCTCGACACGTCGGCCTACAGCAACTTCAAGCGCGGCGACGGGTCGGCAACCGCAATCATCGACGCAGCGGACTGGGTGGGCGTTCCGGCGATCGTGCTCGGAGAGCTCCGTGCTGGATTCGCGTTGGGACGCCGGCCGCGCGCGCACGAGAGCGAGCTCGGTCGATTCCTGGCAAACCCCGCGGTGCAAGTGCTCGACGTCGACGACGAAGCCTCGCGGATCTACTCGGACATCGTGGTGCTGCTCCGCAAGTCCGGCACGCCGGTGCCGACCAACGACATCTGGATCGCCGCGGTTGCCGCCCGCGAAGGTGCGGTCGTGCTCACCTTCGACGACCATTTTCGCGCCATCACGCGGGTTGGCAGCCAGGTCCTGACACGGAATTGACGGACCTCATTTCGCGCTCACGTAGATCTCGCCCCAGCGCATGTAGTCGTCTTGAGTCTTGCTGTCGCCCGAACCGCCCCAGTAGGTGCCGAGCTGCAACGCGCCGAAGCGCGCGCCGTCGTGCCACGACCACTGCGGGTCGTACGGCTGTCCCTGCTTCTGACCCGTGGTCAGGTTGTTCCAGCTGTCGACCAGCTCCATGCCGTCGAGCCACATCCGCATGTAGCCGTCGTTCGAGCCTTTCGACAGCTCCATCACGTGGTGGATCTCGAGGGTGTAGTACTTGCCCGGAGGAAAGAACGTCGGGTGCTGAAAGACGCCATCGTCGTCGACGCCCGACTGATCGCGCCAGCGCATCTGCCAACCCGCGCCGTTGCCCTGCGGATAGAAGGCGTTCGTGGTCCCAATGACGCCGTAATAGAACAGCTTGGTGGTGCCCGACGAGTGTTGCTGCCAACCCGAGCTCCACATGGCAACGACGCGGACGTAGATCTCGCGGTATGGCGCGCCCAGGTCATTGATGAACGCCGCCCCCGAGAAGCCCGCGCCCGACCCCGCCGGGTAGTCGACCTGAACGGCCTTGCCGTTCGGAGCCGCCGGATCCGTCACCACGCTCACGTTTCCGGTGAAGGGTCCGGTCGAACCTTCGCTGGGATCGCCCCACTTGGCGCCGTAGTTGGCGATCAGGGATCCCCAGTCCTTGGTCGTGCCGTCCATGACGAAAACGGTCGTCATGCCCGCCGGCTCGTTGCTGCTTGCCGCGCCCCCGCCGCCAGCCGCACCCCCGCCGCCAGCGGCGCCCCCGCCGCCGGCAATGCCACCGGTGCCCGCAGTGCCACCACTCGCGCCGCCGGCCCCACCGGTACTGCCGCCACCGCCACCGCTACCGGCCGCCGCGCCGCCGTTTCCCCCGGATCCCCCATTTCCCCCCGACCCACTGCTGTCGTCGCCGCCACAGGCGGTGAGCAGAACGACCAACGCCAAGATCGACCATCGCCCCACTCCGCTCGCCATGGATCAACGGTAGCAGAGTCCGCGGGCGCGCCCCATCGTGGCCGCTACCGCTCGACGTCCGCACAACAACGGAAGCCCACCTCGTGGTGCGTTTCCGAAAAGAGCCAGACGCCGGCCTGACACGACGGTGGCGGCGAGGTTGGGCTGTCCATCGACGCCACTCCGTGCGTCGGGCAATTGAAGTAACCGCCCATGGCCTCGCATTCGTCCGTCCATTCGCTGACGCTGCCTACCAGGTCGTACACGTCCGAAAATCCGTCCGTGCTCCCGGAGCACTGCCCCAAGGCGAGATCCGTGACGTCCTTGGCCGCTTCTCCGTAGCTCTGAAGAGCCGTGAAGTCGACGCACGTTCCCGGGGTATACACATCTCCAAATGGGTACTTCGTCGTGCCGCCCTGCGTGCACGCGTTGGCCCACTCGCTCCGCGCCGGATCCTCGATGCCGGACAGAGTGGCTCCGCCCCCGCCCACGGGGCCGCACAGGCGCTTGCCCGCCCAGGCGCAGAAGCCCGCCGCATCGCAGAAGTCCACACACGCGACGGCGTGGTCGGGATGACCCGACGGATCGTAGCCCGACGGATCGCATCCCGACGGAAAGTCACCGCCGTCCACCGGGGTGCTCAGCGCGGGCTCCCAGTGATTGCCCGTGCACTCCGAGCTCTGTCCACTCGTGTCCCCGTTCTTGGCGGCCACGAAGGCGGCGTACTCGCCCGCCGTCACCTCGCGTTGATCCATGCAATAGCGATGTCCCCCAGGCGCTTCGAGTTGGATGAGCTTCGCGCCGAAGAACCCGACGGGACACGCCGCCCCGCCCTCCGCCGCAGCGTCACCTGGACCGTCAGCGCCGCCGTCGACGGCGTTGACGTCCGAGGCAACGCCGCCGCACGCGCTCAGCGACAGCCCCAGACTGATGATGAGCCCCGCGCAGGTCATCTCTGAGCTAGCGCCAAGGAACATCGTTCGAGGGTGCCACGCTCCTCGACACGCGACGAGTGGACGAGGTGGGCCGGGGCGCGACGGGCGTCGCGCCGGACCAACATACTCATGGAAAATCGGGTGGCGGAGCTGCTTTTCGTCAAGGGGCGGAGGTAGATCGGGGCGCTTGGCGGAGTACACTGCGCCATGCGCGTTTCCCCCCTTTTCCTGGCGGGTCTTGTCGTTGCTTGCGCGGGGGCACCGCCGCCCGCACCGAAGCCGGCCGCGCCGAAGGTGGCGGTTGCTCCGCCCAAGGCGGAGCCCGAGCCGCCGGCGCCCCCGGAGCCGCTATCGGAGGAGTCGGTGGACGTGGCCGTGAAGGATGGGTTCCTGACGCTGGGCCTCGACAACGTGCGACCCAAGCTCTTGAGCGAGGACGAGCTGGTCCAACGCCTGCCGTATGCCGCCAAGCGCGAGGTGGATGCGATCTTCCGCGCGCGCAAGGCGCTGCGCGACGCGCAACGCAAGTACTCGAAGGCGTCCGGCGCCTACTACCGCTGCGACGACTGCCCGCAGCGCGCACAGCTCGATCGCAATCGCAAGGCAGCGATGAAGGTCTCGTCCAACGCGCGCAAGGCGCAGTACAAGGCCATCGCCCACGCGGAGAAGGCGCTCGACAAGATGCTCGCCGCGCCCAAGGCCAAGCCGGAGGTCGGTATCGCCCTGGCTCGTATTCGTGCGCGGCGCTCGGATCTGAACGGCAACGACGTGCATTGGGTTCGCTACGGGGAGCCCACGATGGGATCCCTGGGGACGAGCGCGCTGAAGCGCGCGGCGGAGCTCGCGGGGCCGGACGTCGAGATCGGGCGCGAGGTGCGGCACGAGCTCTTGAACGGACTTTGGGCCAAGGGCCAGTCGCAGCTGGCGCGCTCGGTCATCGCGGAGCTGGAGCCCGTGGCGCCTCCGGAGTGGCGCGCGGAGCTGGCGTTCCGTTCGGCCCTGTTGGACGCCCTCGAGG
This portion of the Polyangiaceae bacterium genome encodes:
- a CDS encoding carboxypeptidase regulatory-like domain-containing protein: MMRALVVAVGLLFASGCSVASLKEDGYSPTKNQCKSDDDCGGGTCDQSHSVCVASEGQFATVLFEITPPSSSAQFSGVRFLQTLDGISTAGGGLDLKLPAVATVQGQVTPTRAKHQPDCALSYGGSATVPVKISFTPTERLLGLSSESYTASTVKEQDYGFELSVPPGTYDIYIEPDLEEISGDSCSVVPQLIKNEEIPAAVFTLPLVAQPATLLKVEVSWPKALLAGKPATENFLEGLDGWQIDIIDPTSGRVLSSPATLSLTQEGDIETFSTDVEYAPVLGDDSAVGTELVRLKPPEGVVAPTLVFERGTLDAFQVGKAKINQLEGVPHAIDVSGDVLEGGDQRDETLTGTVKFVAKKLAFLPEGTLFAFVKTVPIDGGKYTAALLPGEYDVYVAPEAGKGLATTKSTLTVAGSPGVQSGKGVSVLAASQVAGVVLGPAGQPVVGASVHVNAAPMATDPLLVAAGTAAVKPQGTTAIVGADGSFIARADPGTYDLSIRPEDDTNFAWMVRPNITVSDPIHDLGELSLPLPVAYDGHVQVPGDVVVPDALIRAYVYLSDSGYTPKPADAKSVLQIAETRAQSDGSFTLLLPSHLN
- a CDS encoding antitoxin, with product MKALTIRGVDAHLARALEKEQARRGTSLNQAVLDLLRQALGVSGEGPRSNGLGKLAGTWSAEELEEFEVHTESFEQVDEDLWR
- a CDS encoding type II toxin-antitoxin system VapC family toxin; the encoded protein is MSRICLDTSAYSNFKRGDGSATAIIDAADWVGVPAIVLGELRAGFALGRRPRAHESELGRFLANPAVQVLDVDDEASRIYSDIVVLLRKSGTPVPTNDIWIAAVAAREGAVVLTFDDHFRAITRVGSQVLTRN
- a CDS encoding SUMF1/EgtB/PvdO family nonheme iron enzyme — encoded protein: MFLGASSEMTCAGLIISLGLSLSACGGVASDVNAVDGGADGPGDAAAEGGAACPVGFFGAKLIQLEAPGGHRYCMDQREVTAGEYAAFVAAKNGDTSGQSSECTGNHWEPALSTPVDGGDFPSGCDPSGYDPSGHPDHAVACVDFCDAAGFCAWAGKRLCGPVGGGGATLSGIEDPARSEWANACTQGGTTKYPFGDVYTPGTCVDFTALQSYGEAAKDVTDLALGQCSGSTDGFSDVYDLVGSVSEWTDECEAMGGYFNCPTHGVASMDSPTSPPPSCQAGVWLFSETHHEVGFRCCADVER